GGGGTCTGTTCCTTTgccgggggggtgggtgggatctGGGGGGGCTAAGGAAGGAGGAAGAGCAGTGAACCCTTCCGCTCCCCCTCTCCAGGGGGTTCCCTTTGGGACAAGCTACTTGTAAATGAGCCTTTCCCAACCCGCTGTTATAGTCTCCCCTTTTGGCCCCAGACATGTCTGGACGGCTGCGGCCAAGAGGGAAGGGCCCTGGCTGCTCCGGGTCCCCCTTGATGTTCTTTCCAAGCAGCCTCCCTCGTGCCAGAAGTTGTAGCAACAAAAAgcagggggtgggcgggcaagCGAGAGGATCCCCGAGCAAGCGGGGAAGCTTCTGCAGCCCAGCAAGAGCAGCCAGGTGagcgaaacccccccagggcaGGAGCCGGCTTCTGGGAGCTTCCCAggcagggcagcagggagcaAAGGGGATCGGGCCAGGAGGGTCATTTTGCAGGGTGGAATGTGAAGTGcgcagcagggtggggtgggggtggggggctggaagaGGCgttgaggaggggaagagaagaaaatggtccgggggtggggagaggagaggcggtggatgggggaggggaggaggtgatggggtgggggaggggaaaggcagcGGATGGAGGTGGTAGGGTGGCCTAAGACCACCCTCAGTTCTAGTGTCTTGCCTGCCTCTTCTGCCAGCTGAGCCCAGAGCACAGCTCTCCAGACTCTGACTTTGCTGTTCAGCAGGGAACATCTGGACCCGGGACACCAGCCTCCACTGAAGacatccctccctgccccgccccgccacTTTGCATGGGgccacccctcctcctgccctgtaCCCCCACCCCATCAGCACAATTCCTCAACTCAGATCCTTCAAAAAAAGGTCCCAGCCCTTAACGCCCTTCCTCTTCTGGTTTGCAGACCAGCCCTCGGGCCGGACCCTCCCAGccccttgggggaggagaggcccCGTGCCCAACGCACCGAGATCACATCCTTTCCTCCTACAGAATAAATAGCTTCATGCTCAGAGGACAAGCCACGTATGCCCCGGCCCAGGGATCATGGCCCAAAGCATGGCCCTGCCAAGGGAGACCCGGCGCGGGGTAGGGAGCATACATCCTGCAGTACCAGAGAGAGGAGGGGCCATCTCGGAGGGGAGAGAGGCTCAGTTGGGCTGGGTCGCggggctggagctggcagccTCGGGCTCCCTCTTGCCTTTCCCCGGAGGGTCTGCCCCGCTCTTGCCCTCCCCCTCCGCTCCCTCTTTGGCCCCCTCGTGCGTCTTCATGTGCTTGCTGAGGTGGTCGCTCCTcatgaagacccggctgcacacGGGGCAGGTGAACTTCTTGGTCCCCGTGTGGGTCTGGAGGTGCCGCTGCAGCTCGTCGGAGCGGGTGAAGCGCTTGCCGCAGAAGAGCCAGTTGCAGACGAAGGGTCGGTCCCCGCTGTGCCACCGGAGATGGGCTTTCAGGTGGGACGTCTTGGCGTAGGCCTTGCCACAGCCGGGGATGTGGCAGTTGTGCAGATGCTTCTTCTTGGCCCCGTCCGGGCACGGACCcaccctctcagcctcctggcaGTTTGGGCAGTTGCACACTGCCTGCCCGGCACTCCGGGGCACCGATCGCCTCGAGCTCTTTGGCCTAGCGGTACCATCCACAGCCTGCTCGAGAACCTGCGGCTCTGGAGGCAAGTCGAGTGGCTTCAGCCCTTCCTGGCCCATCAGGTGCTGGGCCGAGGGCAGGAGGTGATGCGGCGGGCCACAGAGCTGGTGCTCAGCGGAGCTGTAACCCCCCAGCACAGGCTGGAGTCCGCCCACGGGGCCAGGGGCTTGCAGGCTGCCCTGAGCCGGCTGCAGCTCCATCCAGCTGGATCCGGCATGGAGGTCCCACCAGGGATTCACGCCGCCATCCTCGGCGGCGTTGTTGGGGTGCGAGGGCCTGAACCAGGGCTCATAGGGGTGCGCCATTTCGGGAGGCGGTTGCAGGAGCTTGGAGTACGTGCCGGGGGCCAGCAGGCTGTCACCATCCAGGTCTAGCCTTGAAGAGCCATGCAGATCGTAGCCAGGAGCAGCCGCGAAATCCACCCCGGGGCCCGCCAAGGGCAGGTGCTGGAGCTCCGTGggctggagaagggaagggaagtcgCCGCCCGCCTCGGAGCTGGCGTGGGGCTGGTAGGGCTGCAGGTCCAAGCGCGGGGAGGAGGCGCGCGGCGTGTCTGAGCGCTGATTGGCAAGAGACCCGCAGACAGCCGTGAGCATTGCCGTACTCCAGAGCGGGGCCGCAGCTCCGGCAGACctggagcaggagagagagagggagaggaaggggtcTGAGTCGGGAGTCATGCTCATTCCCCTCCCATGCACTTAACCCTGTACTGCCTTCCCTGGGAACTGGCCCGAGTTTGCCCTTCAACCATGGAGCCAGAGATGGGTCTGGGCCAGGTCATTTGTTTCACTGGGGGCTGGGATCCTGCTGAGCCCCTCTCAGCACCGAGCTCGGCACAGGATGCCAAATGCATCccaggagtaaccccactgatttcGGTGGATGAATGTGGCCCAGGGACTACTCCTTTCTCACATGGCTGTGCCACCAACCACCCAGCAACCGGACAGAGGACACCAGGACAACAACAAGACCTTggtttttcatattatttgtatttccgTAGCCCCCTAGGAGCACTGGTCTGGGATCCAGACCGTGTggcgctaggcgctgtacaaacacagaccataAAAGATGGTTCTTATCCCAAGGAGATTGTCTAGAGAGCTTTTcaatcagtagctctcaaagggctgtatcattatccccattttacagatggggaaactgaggcatagagaagagTAGTGACTTATtgaaggtcagtggcagaactaggaatagaacccagatctcctgagtctccaTCCAGTGCTCTAGCAATTAGGCCACCATCCTTtgcccccaaccctgcccccaagGGCTGATGCCCTCCAGCTGAAAGGCTGTCCAGTTGGGTCATCGAATCAGGGGAGGCGAGGTGTACAGGACAGAACATGAGCCTTTCACCCTCACACTCATCATCCAAAGGCGGTTGGAGTCAGTGGAAACGCTcaggctgacttcagtgggctctggctCTGCGACGCGTGGCAGGTGGTGCTAAGGATCCTGAAGCAACAGACACCCTGGATGATAGATCTGatgctgctccccatcccctcacagctcccctCTGTCCGCAGAGCCCCTGAGCTGCCCAGCCCTGTATGGTCCCTGGACAGCATCTCAGCTTTGCATCTTCCCCTCTGTGCGCTGTCCAGATGGCCAGGGTGTTTCTGAAGGTATTTTAGAGGCTCCTAAAAAAGGAGGGGGAGCAGCAGATTTAAGTATAGTTTAGTCTCTGTTCCTAAAAGGCACTCGGAGACAGGCCCCTCTAATAGGCAGCTTTTGGGAGGTGGATTACAGTAATTACAGACTGATCGTCTGCGCTGCTGGATGGAAGAGGCTCCAGCTTTGCTCTGGAGCACCTCTGAGCTGGGCCCGGGGTGGCAGGGGCGTGGGGAGGCCTGGCGGGGTATTTAGAGCCTTGTTCTGCATGGCTCCATAGAACGCCCCGGAATAGGCCCGCGGCCCTGCTCGTCAGGCCCATCCCTGCGGGAGTGGCGCTAAGAACACAGGAGCTGGTCGGTCAGGTATGGGCCATCCCTAAGAGTTGGCCCATGGAGGTATCCTGCCTGGGGCAGTGGCCAATCTAAAGCAAGCCAAACCTTGCCCCCATCCTTCCCTCCATAAGGCAGCTGGCTAGTCACGCAGCACCGTGCACAAGGAAAAGCCTTCCTCACTGCCCCTTGTGACTAGTATCCTGAGCGAtggtgcctggctggctggcgCTTGCATTTCAGGGCTAGAGCTGGGGTCTCCCCAGGCAGACAAAGGCCCCACACCCTCTTATGGGGCAGGGCTGAGTCCGTGATTGAAGTTTAAACAATCACTAGCTTGTGTCCccctactggatggaatcagaattgCTCAGTCATGCGCCATAGGCCCAATACCGCCATGAGGCTTCTCAGCTCCAGTGGTCCTGGCTCTGTCTTAGGAAGCGTCTGAGCGCTGCCCCAGCTGACGGGTTGCGATCTGCCGCAAAGGGACAACAGGGAAGTCCTCAGGGGACGGGGATGATGCCGGGGTCAGCAGTAGATGTAGAAAGGAGCTCAGCCGTCCCACAGAACAGAACATCACTGCACTGCATCTCTCACAAGGAGGCCACCAGAATTTACGTTACCCTTTGCTGCAGAATATACTTTAATCTTggggcacagcctcctctccttcccttgtgTACAGCTGATCCCCAGGAGGGAGGGACGGACGGACACCAGCTCCTTCCAGGGGACAGTTCCACTGGGTTGGTCCCACCTGGAGCTCAGCTGCTTTCCAGCACTAACCCCACAGCACCCGATTTCATCTCATGCTGCCTGACGGCAGGGTAGCGATATTGATGCCGCATTCACGCCAAGCCCATGGGCATTTCACAGGGCCTCAGCTCTCTATCTTGCATACTTATCTGGCCCCTGTATTACCTGAGCATTTCAGTGTCCTACACATTTATCCCGATAACACCCCTGCGAGGGgcaattgaggcacagagagatttcgTGACTTGCCTGCATAGGAAGCCTGCCGCAGAGCAGACATGAACCAGGGTCTCCCAATCCCCAGGCCaatgccctaaccattgggccaCCCATCCTCTCACGAGGCAGGCTGGTGGCCTTTGCTCTGGCACCAGTTGTCCTTCAGCGCTCAACAGCAGTGGGTGTGGGCCATCCGACCGCCAGTCAGGAGAGATCTGTGCAGCGGTTTAGACCACTTCACTGGAGGCCACTGCTGGTCACCATCCCCAAACCACTAAACTCCGTTCCCCTCACTCAACAACCCCGagttccctctccctt
This is a stretch of genomic DNA from Gopherus evgoodei ecotype Sinaloan lineage chromosome 23, rGopEvg1_v1.p, whole genome shotgun sequence. It encodes these proteins:
- the SP6 gene encoding transcription factor Sp6, with translation MLTAVCGSLANQRSDTPRASSPRLDLQPYQPHASSEAGGDFPSLLQPTELQHLPLAGPGVDFAAAPGYDLHGSSRLDLDGDSLLAPGTYSKLLQPPPEMAHPYEPWFRPSHPNNAAEDGGVNPWWDLHAGSSWMELQPAQGSLQAPGPVGGLQPVLGGYSSAEHQLCGPPHHLLPSAQHLMGQEGLKPLDLPPEPQVLEQAVDGTARPKSSRRSVPRSAGQAVCNCPNCQEAERVGPCPDGAKKKHLHNCHIPGCGKAYAKTSHLKAHLRWHSGDRPFVCNWLFCGKRFTRSDELQRHLQTHTGTKKFTCPVCSRVFMRSDHLSKHMKTHEGAKEGAEGEGKSGADPPGKGKREPEAASSSPATQPN